The DNA sequence CAAACAATATTGGTGTAACCGGCGCTGCTTTTGACAGCTATTTGCTGTTACGTGGCATGCGCACGCTGGTACCGAGGATGGCTGCTGCTCAACGTAATGCGCTGGCAATTGTCGATTACCTGTCTCAACAACCGTTAGTAAAAAAATTGTATCACCCTTCACTGGCCAGTCATCGGGGGCATGAGATTGCCGCTAAACAGCAGCGTGGATTTGGCGCTATGCTGAGTTTTGAACTGGATGGTGATGAGGTCGTGTTACGCACATTCCTGAAGTCATTGCAGTTATTCACTTTGGCCGAATCGTTGGGTGGTGTAGAAAGTCTGATTTCCCATACCGCTACAATGACTCATGCAGGAATGAGCCCGGAAGCACGCGCTGCCGCCGGGATATCAGAGACGTTATTACGTATCTCTACCGGCATTGAAGATCATGAGGATTTAATTGCTGACCTGGATCAGGCATTTCAGGCAGCGAGTGGGAGGTAAAATGTACCAGTCTGAGGGTGTTGCACACGCACGAGAGTTGCATAAATTTGGTGGCAGCAGCCTGGCTGATGCTTGTTGTTATCAGAGGGTGGCACAGATCATGGTGACGCACAGTCATCCGGGGGATCTGATGGTTGCCTCTGCAGCAGGTAGTACGACAAATCAGTTAATCAGCTGGATTACACTCAGTCAAAAGGATCGGCTGGCCGCTTATCAGGTGCAACAGACATTGCGGCGTTATCAAATTGCTTTGATAGAGAGCCTGGTCTCTGTAGAAGCAGCAGCAGAACTGAAAAAGGCATTAATTCAATCACTGGAGAAAATCGCAACCCTGATTGATGGTCCGATGAGCAATGCAATCTATGCCGAGATAGTGGGACAAGGGGAAGTCTGGTCTGCACGCTTAATGGCTACACTTCTCAGTGAACTCGGGATCCCGGCCCACTGGCTGGACGCGCGAGATTTTCTTTACGCAGAGCGTGCAGCTCAGCCTCAAATTGATGAAGAGTTATCACGGCCAGGTTTGCAACAACTGATAAAGCAGCATGATGCATGCCGTTTAGTTATCACCGGTTTTATTTGCCGGAACCAGACGGGAGAAACTGTGCTCCTGGGTCGCAATGGTAGTGATTACTCAGCAACACAAATTGGCGCACTGGCAGAGGCATCACGTGTAACAATCTGGAGTGATGTGGCTGGTGTATATAGTGCTGATCCGCGGAAAGTGAATGATGCTTGCCTGTTACCCTTATTACGCCTGGATGAAGCCAGTGAATTAGCACGTCTGGCTGCACCCGTACTCCATTCACGTACGTTGCAACCCGTAGCGGGAAGTGGTATCGATTTGGAGCTTCGTTGCAGTTATCAGCCAGAACAGGGGGCAACACGTATTGAACGGATCCTGGCATCCGGCAATGGCGCAAGAATTGTCACCAGTCATGATGATGTTTGTCTGCTGGAGCTGTATGTTCCTTCAGAAGAAAATTTTGTTGCTTTGCAGCATGAAGCAGAACAACTTCTGCAGCGTGCGCAATTGCGGCCACTGGCAACGGGTATCCATGCAGATCGCCACCTGTTGCAATTTTGTTTCACCGCTGAGCTGATAGAGAGTGCTGAAAAATGTCTGGTTGAAGGCGCATTGCCAGGCAAATGTATTACCCGCGGTGGATTAGCCTTAGTGGCAATGGTGGGAGCCGGTGTTTGCCGTAATCCACTCGACAGCCACCGCTTCTGGCAACAGCTGAAATCACAACCGATAGAGTTTATCTGGCAGTCTGAAGAGGCTATCAGTCTGGTGGCGGTTTTACGGTCTGGTCCGACGGAAAATATTATACGGGGGTTACACCAGTCACTATTCAGCGCCAAGAAGCAAATCGGTCTGGTGTTGTTTGGCAAAGGCAACATCGGTTCGCGTTGGCTGGAGTTATTCGCTCGTGAGCAGGAAACACTCTCTGCACGTACCGGATGTGAATTTGTTCTGGCCGGGATTACCGACAGTAAATCTGCCTTACTGGATCATGATGGTATTGATACCAGCCAGGCACTCACGCTGTTTGCTAATAATGCACAACCTCGTGATGACGAGATACTTTTTTCCTGGATGAGGAATCATCCTTTTGATGATTTGGTGATCCTTGATGTCACCGCCAGCGAGTCACTGACTGATCTTTACCTCGACTTTGCCAGCCATGGGTTCCATGTCGTCAGCGCAAACAAACTCGCCGGGGCATCGGATGGTAATCAGTATCGGCAAATTCGTGATGCATTTGCTAAAACTGGACGACACTGGTTGTATAACGCGACCGTAGGTGCCGGGTTGCCAGTCAATCACACAGTAAGAGACCTGCAGGATAGCGGCGACACTATTTTATCAATCAGTGGCATTTTCTCAGGCACGCTGTCGTGGTTATTTTTGCAGTACGATGGCCTAACACCGTTCAGTGAGCTGGTGGAACAGGCATGGCAGCAGGGATTGACTGAGCCCGATCCGCACGTTGATCTGTCAGGGCAGGATGTGGTGCGTAAATTAGTCATTCTGGCACGTGAGGCAGGTTATGACATTGAACCAGGCCAGGTTCGTGTCGAATCACTGGTCCCTAAAGCTGCACAGGATGTTGATGAATCGCTGGATGACTTTTTTGAGAATGCCAGTAATTTGAATGAGTTGATGCAGCAGCGGTTTGATGAGGCGAGAGAGCAAGGTTTGGTGCTACGTTACGTAGCGCGCTTTGATGCACAGGAGAGTAAAGCGCGGGTTGGAGTAGAAGCAGTACCGGAAGATAATCCATTAGCGGCGTTGCTGCCCTGTGATAATGTTTTTGCTATTGAAAGCCGCTGGTATCGTGATAATCCATTAGTGATTCGTGGTCCGGGTGCTGGCCGGGATGTGACAGCAGGGGCAATACAGTCTGATCTGAATCGGCTGGCCCAGCTGTTGTAGCGTGGTACGACTGTTGTTGATGACATGAAATATCCGGTAAGACGAATGAGTCAGAGTTATGATGAAATTTATTCATACCGGATGAAGAGAAGTCATGTTTGTGAGCAAATAATCGATTGACTCTATTAATGAATTCCGTCATTTTGAATGTCTGGACGTCTAAACGTATAGATGCTCAAAGGCAGCCGTGTTAACGACTGATGAGTAATGAGGTGAATCGAGATGAGTTTTTTCCACGCCAATCAGCGCGAAGCCCTGAATCAAAATCTGGCAGAATTGGGGGGGCAATTTAATGTCTCTTTTGAGTTTTTTCCTCCCCGCACCAGTGAGATGGAAACCACACTGTGGAACTCAATTGATCGCCTCAGTAGCCTGAGACCCAAATTTGTTTCTGTGACCTATGGCGCTAATGCAGGTGAACGGGACAGGACACATTCAATCATCAAAGCGATAAAAGAGCGCACCGGCTTAGAGGCAGCTCCTCATCTTACTTGTATTGATACGTCGCGGGACGCGTTGCGCGATATCGCTCAGGATTACTGGAACAATGGTATTCGACATATTGTTGCTTTACGTGGTGATCTTCCTCCGGGTGGTGGAAAACCGGAAATGTATGGAGCAGACCTGGTCAGCTTACTGAAAGAGGTGGGTGATTTTGATATTTCCGTCGCGGCTTATCCTGAAGTGCATCCGGAAGCCAGGAGTGCCCAGGCGGATTTAATCAACCTGAAACGTAAAATAGAGGCCGGAGCCAACCGGGCTATTACACAATTTTTCTTTGATGTTGAAAACTATCTCAGATTCCGTGATCGTTGCGTAACGGCGGGTATTGATGTGGAAATTGTACCGGGCATTTTACCTGTTTCAAATTTTAAACAGTTGCAACGTTTTGCCGCGATGACCAATGTACGGGTACCGGGATGGATGACATCAATGTTTGACGGGCTGGATAACGATGCTGAAACGCGAATGATGGTTGGTGCCAATATTGCGATGGATATGGTAAAAATTCTCAGCCGTGAAGGCGTGAAAGATTTCCATTTCTATACACTTAATCGGGCAGAAATGAGCTATGCCATTTGCCACACGCTCGATGTGCGGCCTGTTGCTGCAGTGGCATGATTCATATACTGTACAACCCGGGTCACATTACTGAGCAGGAAGCGGCAGACCTCAGGTCTGCCGGGTTTTGACGAGAGTATTCCTCCCATGTGTATCTAACTTATCCACATTTTTTTATTCGTCTTCATTTCCTTGCAGGTACACCTACGTCAGATCAATTCTTCAGTATATGGAGTCAATACCGTCGTGGATGATAATATCAAACCATATATAAGTGCTGTTTTTGTTTTTTTATAGCATTGTTATTTTTTCCTTATCAATTGATCATATAGGTTTTTTAGGCACGATAGAATCATTACACTTTCATGGAAGAGTGCTGGTTTTATTTTGGCTACTCCTTTGCTCATGAACATTGCTTATACACTGTTAATGATCGCGTTAAACAGGAAAGAAAAATTTAACTAAAAGACAGGGGGGTTATGTTGCTTAGCTGTCAATAGCAGGATTAATTGTCACTCTGTTTTTCTATTTTCATGTTGATAATAAATTAAATGAAGGCTATATAATATGTGATAAGTCTTCATGGGTGGTACTCAGCAAATATGTTATATATACTTCAACTTGCCATTAATAGTAAATAAATTATGTTTAATTGAGTCGATTACCCATCTGTCTACCTGAAATAGATTCTGTTTTTTAATAAGCCTTGTCTTCCCATGTGCTATAGCTGATGCCCTGGCTATTATATAATTTCATGGGATATTTTAATGTAACCTTTTTATATGGCGTAACATCATGGTAATTTATAGAGAGTGGGTAAACACGGGAAATATGATTAATGGTGGCTTCCGTTATTTTTACTTCGTAATTCTGACTGACCTGATTGGTTTGTTCTGTAAAAGATAAAGCTTCCATTCAGTGATTCGTTGGTATCAATAGCTATTGCAAGTAATAGTAACGATTTTTCAACGGGTTTGATTAACTGTATGGGCTAGTGATTCGCGTTCTGCAGGTGTGAAATTGGATGGTTCAGGCTAAGTATCTACAAGTAATATCAGTCAGGTAAGAAAAGTAACTGATAAAAGGGGGGGGATCCCCCCCTTTTTTAATTAGCCGGTATTACGCATTCCCGCTGCGACACCTGCAATAGTGACCATTAGCGCCTGTTCAACATTGGCATCAGTTTCCTTACCTTGTGATTCCGCCAGTCGTGAACGGAACAGTAATTCAGCCTGTAAGACATTAAGTGGGTCAGTATAAACGTTACGCAGGGCAATAGATTCTGCAATCCACGGTTGATCTGCCATCAGGTGGGCATCATTAGCGATAGTCAGGACTGTTTTGATATCTGAATCCAGTTGGTCACGCAGCTGTTTGCCGAGTATCCACAAAGAAGGGTCAACTAGTCGTTGATCGTAATATTCAGCCAGCCAGAGGTTAGCTTTAGAGAACACCATTTCCAGCATACCCAGGCGGGTAGAGAAAAATGGCCAGTTGCGGCACATGGTTTCCAGTTGATCCTGATGACCTGCCTCCGTCGCTTTTTGTAGTGCGGCTCCGGCACCAAGCCAGGCGGGCAGCATCAGACGATTTTGTGTCCAGGCAAAAATCCATGGAATAGCGCGCAGTGATTCTACACCACCGGTCGGGCGACGTTTAGCCGGGCGTGAACCCAGTGGTAATTTTGCCAGCTCCAGCTCAGGAGTGGCTGATCTGAAATAGGGCACAAAATCCTGATGTTCCCGGATATAGCCACGATACATAGCGCAACTGTCTTTAGAGAGTTGATCCATAATCTGGCACCATTCGGCTTCAGGTTCAGGAGGTGGCAGTAGATTAGCCTCAAGAATAGCACTGGTGTAGAGTGCCAGGCTGCTGATTGTCACTTCCGGTAGTCCAAATTTAAAGCGAATCATCTCACCTTGTTCTGTGACGCGTAATCCACCCTTCAGACTGCCCGGTGGCTGTGACAGTAGGGCTGCCTGAGCCGGAGCACCACCACGACCGATAGTGCCACCACGTCCATGGAACAGGGTTAAGGCAATACCTGCTTTTTCACAGGTCTTAATCAGGGCATCCTGCGCCTGATACTGCGCCCAGCTGGCGGCCATTACCCCGGCATCTTTCGCTGAATCAGAGTAACCAATCATCACCATCTGTTTGCCATGAATAAAACCACGATACCAGTCAATACTTAGCAGCTGGCTCATCACATCGTTAGCATTGTTCAGGTCATCGAGGGTTTCAAATAATGGTGCGACAGGCAAAGAAAATGTAATCCCCGCTTCTTTTAACAATAAATGAACGGCCAGAACATCTGATGGCGTTTTTGCCATGGAGATAACATAGGCGGCAATTGAACCCTGCGGCACTTCTGCAGCAACCCGACAGGTTGCCAGTACTTCTTCTGTCTCTGCGCTGGGTTGCCAGTTTTTCGGTAGCAAAGGGCGTTTAGAGTTGAGCTCACGAATAAGAAAAGCTTGTTTGTCGGCTTCAGACCAGCTTTCATAATCACCAAGGCCAAGATAACGGGTGATTTCAGCCAGGGCCTTAGTGTGCCGGGTGCTCTCCTGACGTAAGTCAATGCGTACCAGTGGAACACCGAAACATTTAACCCGTCGCATGGTATCCAGTAACTGGCCGTTAGCGATCATACCCATACCACAGGCCTGCAGCGACTGATAACAGGCATACAACGGTTGCCATAGCTGTTCATTGTTAGTGAGCAGATCAGCAGGTTTAGGAAGGTTCTCTCCTTTTAGCCGACGCTCAAGGTAGGCCTGTGTGCTGGTGAGCTGAGCACGCAGTTTTTTCATGATCTCACGGTAAGGTTCCTTTGCATCGGGGTTACCACATAATTCGCGAATATCATCGGTGCATTCTGACATGGATAATTCTGATACCAGTACCCCTATATCACGTAAAAACATTTCCGTGGCTTTTCTGTGTCCCAGCAGCAAGACATGGCGCGTGATTTCAGCAGTGACGTTCGGGTTACCATCGCGGTCTCCCCCCATCCATGAGGTAAATTTCACTGGCACAAAATCAACCGGTAGCTGCATGCCAAACGCATTTTCTAACTGTTCATTCAGCTCACGCAGAAAATCTGGCACACCTTCCCACAGACTGTTTTCAACAACAGCGAATCCCCATTTGGCTTCATCAATAGGCGTAGGACGATACTTACGTATCTCGTCAGTATGCCATGCCTGGGCTACCAGCTGGCGCAGACGACGCATAATCTGTGCATGTTCGTACTCAGACAGATCATTGTGGTCAAGTTGTTTCAGGCAACTATTGACCTCGACCAGTTTATGGATCAGTGTCCGGCGCGTGATTTCGGTCGGATGCGCAGTGAGTACCAGCTCCAGTGAGAGGGATTCAATTGCTTCGCGGATGGTAGCTTCGTTTAAATCGTTGTGCTGCTTCAGGCGCTCGAAAGCATTGGCCAGGATGTCAGGATGATTGGCCCCTTCACCTTTTGAAGAGATAGTATGATACTGTTCCGCAACGTTGGTCAGATTGAGAAACTGACTGAAGGCGCGAGCGACTGGCAGAAGTTCATCATTGGACAGATTTTGCAATGTAGAGAGTAACGCCTGACGATCGGCTTCGTTACCCGCACGCGATGATTTCGATAATTTGCGAATATCTTCCACCCGATCAAGAATATTCTCACCCAGCGCGCCTTTAATGGTATCGCCGAGTAGTTTGCCGAGCATACTGACATTACTTCGCATTGCGGAATATTGTTCGTTCATATAACCCCTGACACCCTTCTTGGTTTTTCTAAGTTTCATCATCAACAGCATGATATTTCTTTCATCTAGCCACGTTCATTCCTTTACGTCAATGAACTTCATTTTTTACATTACGTAGCGTAACCCACGGTAATTTATGAAATTTAACGACAGAAGCCGATGATAAGTTATGCTTATTCAATAATCCGGATATTGAGTTGACTAACATGCTGTTTTTTAAATTTAAATAGATGATTAATTCACATTTGCTATTTCGTGTTACGCAGTGGCGCTGACTGCTACCCACTGCGTCAATAAATTACAGGTCGTGCGATGGCTGGCAAAAATGGTGAATCACCTGAGTCAGTAACTCATGTGTTGGCCGAATAAACGCCATATCAATGTATTCATCTGGCTGATGTGCTTGCTCAATCGAACCTGGACCCAGCACCAGGGTAGGGCAAACCTGCTGGATGAATGGAGCCTCGGTACAATAGTTGACCACTTCAGTTTGGGTGCCGAGTAATTTTTCCACAACCTGAACTAACTGATGTTCACGGGAACACTCATAGCCGGGAATAGGAGGATGCAGTTCCCCGATGGTTAATCTACCCGGCCAGCGTGAACTTACAGGTGCAAGGGCATCTGTTAATAATCCTTCAAGATCATTAAGTGTCAGTCCCGGAAGTGGACGGATATCCATATGTAACTCGCAGCATGCGCAAATACGATTAGCGGCATCACCACCATGGATATGGCCAAAATTCATGGTTGGGTAAGGAATGACGAAATCATTATGATGATAGCGATTCTGTAACGTTGCCCTTAACCCCATTAACTCAGTAATGGCTTCGTGCATTAGTTCAATGGCATTGACGCCGCGGCCGGGGTCACTGGAATGACCCGATTGCCCCTGAATGCGAATAACCTGAGAAAGATGGCCTTTGTGTGCCCTGACTGGTTTGAGTGAGGTGGGTTCACCGATGATCGCGCAGTCCGGTCTGATTGAGGTGCTCTCAGAAAAATATTTTGCGCCGGCCATGGTGGTTTCTTCATCGGCAGTAGCCAGAATGTAGAGCGGTTTTTGTAACCGGGTAACATCGATGTCACGTAATGCATCAAGGATGAAAGCGAAGAAACCCTTCATATCAGCACTACCCAGACCATACAGCTTATTATCGTGCTCAGTCAGGGTAAACGGGTCACGAGTCCAGCGCCCGTCATCGAAAGGTACAGTGTCGGTATGTCCTGCCAGTAAGAGTCCTCCGCTACCCTCGCCGCTGCTGGCCAGCAGATTAAATTTATGCCGCGTTCCCGGCACGGGTTGTACTTCCACGTTAAAATTCAAATCACGAAACCAACCCGCCAACAGGTTAATTAATTTTTCATTGCTTTGGTCAAGCGCTTGATCTGTTGCACTGATAGAGGGAGTAGCGATTAATTCTCCATACAGTTCGATAAAAGAAGGTAATTTTGTCTTCACTGTTGACAGCCCTTGCGTTAGGATAGTATCAATATTCATGCATTTTTAGTGAATAAAAATACAACAAAAGCGTGCGCAATGAAACCAGTAATCTCGCGGTCTTTTTTGCGCTAACCCTGAGAGATAGTGCGTCAGCGCGCATTAACTCCGACTATAGTAACAGAAAAAGGTGTCAGTGCGATGTTGAATACCCTAATTGTCGGTTCCAGTGGTTATGCTGGTGTCGAACTTGCCAGTTACTTAAATCGTCATCCGCAGATACATCTCAGTGCATTAGCGGTGTCGGCACAAAGTCCGGATGCAGGTAAATTGTTGTCAGACTTACATCCACAACTGAAAGGGATTGTCGATCTTCCGTTGCAGCCAATGAGTAATGTGGATGATTTTTGTCGTGATGTCGATGTTGTCTTTTTGGCAACGGCACATGAAGTTAGCCACGACCTGGTTCCTCAGTTCCTCAATGCAGGGTGTGTGGTATTTGACCTTTCAGGTGCTTATCGGGTTAATAACCCTGATTTTTATACCCAATATTATGGTTTTTCGCATCAGCATGCTGACTGGCTGGAAAAAGCAGTTTATGGGTTGGCTGAATGGCAGGCCGCAGGGATACGAACCGCACAGCTTATCGCGGTACCTGGCTGTTACCCAACAGCTGCGCAACTGGCGCTGAAGCCGCTGATTGAAGCTGACGTGTTGGAAGCATCTCACTGGCCTGTGATCAATGCAACCAGTGGCGTCAGTGGCGCCGGACGTAAAGCGTCGGTCACCACCAGCTTTTGTGAAGTCAGTCTGCAACCTTATGGCCTGTTTACCCATCGTCATCAGCCAGAGATCGCTTCCCATCTTGGTATTCCGGTTATCTTTACGCCGCATCTGGGTAACTTCCCGCGTGGAATTTTGGCGACTACCATCTGTCGCCTGAAAACTGCGCTGAGTCGGGAAGCCGTCACTGATATTTTTCACCGTGCTTATCATGATAAACCTCTGATCAGGCTATATCAGCAAGGGGTACCTTCCATTAAAGGGGTGGCAGGGTTACCTTTCTGTGATATTGGTTTCGCCATACAGGGTGAGCACCTGATCATTGTTTCAGCGGAAGATAATTTGCTGAAAGGAGCGTCATCTCAGGCAATTCAGTGTTTGAACATTCGTTTTGGTTTCCCGGAAACCGAGTCACTTATTTAAAGAGAACAAGACTGCATGAAAAATCCACTGATAGTAAAACTGGGTGGGGTGCTGCTGGACAGTGAAGAAGCACTGGAAAAGCTCTTCGCCGCGTTGGTGAACTGGCGTCAGTCGCATCAGCGTCCTTTGATTCTGATGCACGGCGGGGGATGTCTTGTTGATGAATTAATGCATAAACTGTCGCTACCGGTGATTAAGCAGAATGGCTTACGGGTCACTCCGCCAGATCAGATTGATATTATCACCGGCGCACTGGCGGGTACCGCTAATAAAACGTTACTGGCCTGGGCTAAAAAATCAGGCCTGAATGCAGTGGGTTTGTGTCTTGCTGATGGCAACAGTGTAGAAGTGACACGGCTGGACCCTGCCCTGGGGCATGTGGGTCAGGCAACTTCCGGCTCTCCTGAGTTGCTAAATATGTTGCTCGCGGCAGGTTTTCTTCCTGTGATAAGCTCGATTGGCATCACCGCAGATGGTGAAAAAATGAACGTAAATGCTGATCAGGCCGCAACAGCATTGGCTGCAACACTCGGTGCTGATTTAATTCTTCTTTCAGATGTCAGCGGCATTCTTGATGCGGAGCGCCAGCGTATTGCTGAAATGACTGCAGACAGAGCCGAACAATTTATCGCCGATGGGGTGATTACCGATGGCATGATTGTTAAAGTACATGCTGCACTCGATGCTGCCCGTACTCTTCGACGTTCTGTCGATATCGCCAGCTGGCGTGATGCTGAACATCTCCCTGCTCTTTTCAAT is a window from the Erwinia sp. genome containing:
- the metF gene encoding 5,10-methylenetetrahydrofolate reductase (ID:JIFNMEKO_03452;~source:Prodigal:2.6) encodes the protein MSFFHANQREALNQNLAELGGQFNVSFEFFPPRTSEMETTLWNSIDRLSSLRPKFVSVTYGANAGERDRTHSIIKAIKERTGLEAAPHLTCIDTSRDALRDIAQDYWNNGIRHIVALRGDLPPGGGKPEMYGADLVSLLKEVGDFDISVAAYPEVHPEARSAQADLINLKRKIEAGANRAITQFFFDVENYLRFRDRCVTAGIDVEIVPGILPVSNFKQLQRFAAMTNVRVPGWMTSMFDGLDNDAETRMMVGANIAMDMVKILSREGVKDFHFYTLNRAEMSYAICHTLDVRPVAAVA
- a CDS encoding hypothetical protein (ID:JIFNMEKO_03453;~source:Prodigal:2.6); this translates as MEALSFTEQTNQVSQNYEVKITEATINHISRVYPLSINYHDVTPYKKVTLKYPMKLYNSQGISYSTWEDKAY
- the ppc gene encoding Phosphoenolpyruvate carboxylase (ID:JIFNMEKO_03454;~source:Prodigal:2.6), with translation MNEQYSAMRSNVSMLGKLLGDTIKGALGENILDRVEDIRKLSKSSRAGNEADRQALLSTLQNLSNDELLPVARAFSQFLNLTNVAEQYHTISSKGEGANHPDILANAFERLKQHNDLNEATIREAIESLSLELVLTAHPTEITRRTLIHKLVEVNSCLKQLDHNDLSEYEHAQIMRRLRQLVAQAWHTDEIRKYRPTPIDEAKWGFAVVENSLWEGVPDFLRELNEQLENAFGMQLPVDFVPVKFTSWMGGDRDGNPNVTAEITRHVLLLGHRKATEMFLRDIGVLVSELSMSECTDDIRELCGNPDAKEPYREIMKKLRAQLTSTQAYLERRLKGENLPKPADLLTNNEQLWQPLYACYQSLQACGMGMIANGQLLDTMRRVKCFGVPLVRIDLRQESTRHTKALAEITRYLGLGDYESWSEADKQAFLIRELNSKRPLLPKNWQPSAETEEVLATCRVAAEVPQGSIAAYVISMAKTPSDVLAVHLLLKEAGITFSLPVAPLFETLDDLNNANDVMSQLLSIDWYRGFIHGKQMVMIGYSDSAKDAGVMAASWAQYQAQDALIKTCEKAGIALTLFHGRGGTIGRGGAPAQAALLSQPPGSLKGGLRVTEQGEMIRFKFGLPEVTISSLALYTSAILEANLLPPPEPEAEWCQIMDQLSKDSCAMYRGYIREHQDFVPYFRSATPELELAKLPLGSRPAKRRPTGGVESLRAIPWIFAWTQNRLMLPAWLGAGAALQKATEAGHQDQLETMCRNWPFFSTRLGMLEMVFSKANLWLAEYYDQRLVDPSLWILGKQLRDQLDSDIKTVLTIANDAHLMADQPWIAESIALRNVYTDPLNVLQAELLFRSRLAESQGKETDANVEQALMVTIAGVAAGMRNTG
- the argE_5 gene encoding Acetylornithine deacetylase (ID:JIFNMEKO_03455;~source:Prodigal:2.6); this encodes MNIDTILTQGLSTVKTKLPSFIELYGELIATPSISATDQALDQSNEKLINLLAGWFRDLNFNVEVQPVPGTRHKFNLLASSGEGSGGLLLAGHTDTVPFDDGRWTRDPFTLTEHDNKLYGLGSADMKGFFAFILDALRDIDVTRLQKPLYILATADEETTMAGAKYFSESTSIRPDCAIIGEPTSLKPVRAHKGHLSQVIRIQGQSGHSSDPGRGVNAIELMHEAITELMGLRATLQNRYHHNDFVIPYPTMNFGHIHGGDAANRICACCELHMDIRPLPGLTLNDLEGLLTDALAPVSSRWPGRLTIGELHPPIPGYECSREHQLVQVVEKLLGTQTEVVNYCTEAPFIQQVCPTLVLGPGSIEQAHQPDEYIDMAFIRPTHELLTQVIHHFCQPSHDL
- the metL gene encoding Bifunctional aspartokinase/homoserine dehydrogenase 2 (ID:JIFNMEKO_03451;~source:Prodigal:2.6) produces the protein MYQSEGVAHARELHKFGGSSLADACCYQRVAQIMVTHSHPGDLMVASAAGSTTNQLISWITLSQKDRLAAYQVQQTLRRYQIALIESLVSVEAAAELKKALIQSLEKIATLIDGPMSNAIYAEIVGQGEVWSARLMATLLSELGIPAHWLDARDFLYAERAAQPQIDEELSRPGLQQLIKQHDACRLVITGFICRNQTGETVLLGRNGSDYSATQIGALAEASRVTIWSDVAGVYSADPRKVNDACLLPLLRLDEASELARLAAPVLHSRTLQPVAGSGIDLELRCSYQPEQGATRIERILASGNGARIVTSHDDVCLLELYVPSEENFVALQHEAEQLLQRAQLRPLATGIHADRHLLQFCFTAELIESAEKCLVEGALPGKCITRGGLALVAMVGAGVCRNPLDSHRFWQQLKSQPIEFIWQSEEAISLVAVLRSGPTENIIRGLHQSLFSAKKQIGLVLFGKGNIGSRWLELFAREQETLSARTGCEFVLAGITDSKSALLDHDGIDTSQALTLFANNAQPRDDEILFSWMRNHPFDDLVILDVTASESLTDLYLDFASHGFHVVSANKLAGASDGNQYRQIRDAFAKTGRHWLYNATVGAGLPVNHTVRDLQDSGDTILSISGIFSGTLSWLFLQYDGLTPFSELVEQAWQQGLTEPDPHVDLSGQDVVRKLVILAREAGYDIEPGQVRVESLVPKAAQDVDESLDDFFENASNLNELMQQRFDEAREQGLVLRYVARFDAQESKARVGVEAVPEDNPLAALLPCDNVFAIESRWYRDNPLVIRGPGAGRDVTAGAIQSDLNRLAQLL
- the argB gene encoding Acetylglutamate kinase (ID:JIFNMEKO_03457;~source:Prodigal:2.6), giving the protein MKNPLIVKLGGVLLDSEEALEKLFAALVNWRQSHQRPLILMHGGGCLVDELMHKLSLPVIKQNGLRVTPPDQIDIITGALAGTANKTLLAWAKKSGLNAVGLCLADGNSVEVTRLDPALGHVGQATSGSPELLNMLLAAGFLPVISSIGITADGEKMNVNADQAATALAATLGADLILLSDVSGILDAERQRIAEMTADRAEQFIADGVITDGMIVKVHAALDAARTLRRSVDIASWRDAEHLPALFNGVSIGTRILA
- the argC gene encoding N-acetyl-gamma-glutamyl-phosphate reductase (ID:JIFNMEKO_03456;~source:Prodigal:2.6) encodes the protein MRQRALTPTIVTEKGVSAMLNTLIVGSSGYAGVELASYLNRHPQIHLSALAVSAQSPDAGKLLSDLHPQLKGIVDLPLQPMSNVDDFCRDVDVVFLATAHEVSHDLVPQFLNAGCVVFDLSGAYRVNNPDFYTQYYGFSHQHADWLEKAVYGLAEWQAAGIRTAQLIAVPGCYPTAAQLALKPLIEADVLEASHWPVINATSGVSGAGRKASVTTSFCEVSLQPYGLFTHRHQPEIASHLGIPVIFTPHLGNFPRGILATTICRLKTALSREAVTDIFHRAYHDKPLIRLYQQGVPSIKGVAGLPFCDIGFAIQGEHLIIVSAEDNLLKGASSQAIQCLNIRFGFPETESLI